Within the Glycine max cultivar Williams 82 chromosome 12, Glycine_max_v4.0, whole genome shotgun sequence genome, the region GTTTCACCATCAACAACAATCCAAATCATATACACTAAAAGGATCACCAATCCTCTTAGGAAGTAGTTCTCAATACTCTGACATGACATTCGGAGTTAAAATGTATGGGTGGTACTCAGGAAGATATCCCACTAGGCAAGACTCCGGGTCGCTTTAGTGAGGTGGGGTCTGGCATGAAACTCACCCTCCCAAGTAAACCATTTtccaataacaacaacaacatcttcCCAAAGGATATAGCTAACATCAATGTATTCACCTTATCAAACAATATTCATATAGATTGAATTCATCATTAATTCATCATGCATATCACATTCAATTTATCATCCATTCATCTTGCACATCTTTTTAAATTCATCATTCATATCATTCTCACCAATCCTGAACTTTCACATAGTGCATCTAAACATCATGATACTTTTCACACCACAAGTTCTCATAATCAAACACCAATCTTAAATGTGAATTACATGAGAATACCAAGATATATCAATTTCATTCATTCCATTTAAGGCTCACATACACCTCAAGaagcaattaaaattgaatttcaattgaaatgcaCCAAAGGAAACTTAACACACACCCATGCTTAAGCCTATATTCATCTACGCTTAAGCTTGAAATCCAACAACCATATTTCTTTATAGACATTTTCGTTTAAGCGAAAATCACTCTTGGCTTAAGTGTAAACATTTGCATAACTTCAAATTTCTTAAGACCTCAAATGACTTCTAAATTAAACCAATTTAAATTACACATCATATACCATACATACAAATCATTGCACACACAAAAACAACATTTCAAGTAGCAACCActtaaacaaagaattcaatcaAAGTAAAGCTTCTCTTACCTATCCAAACTCAATAAACTAGCtttgaaaagaaggaaaaatgaaagaagaagactTTAGGTCCAATATAAAATCTTTCTCCCACTTACACAACAACTCTAAACCACCCACaccacccaaaccctaaaaaccaacaaaaaacaCATCAAAACCTTGAAAATGAACACTTTTATGAAGCTTCTAAATGTGCTTATGGGAGGAAAACAAAAATGCTCAATGAAGTGGTAAGAGACCCTTCTCTTTTCCTCCACCATGAGAGGGGAAAGAGGAGAGTCTGTTACCACTAAAATCAgcccaaaactcaaaggaaGCACAACGACAAGGAGAATCAAAACCTCAAGCTCTCCAATGAGGGTTTTTCTTGGAGAGGAAAAAGAAACCAAAATGAGAGTATTGTGTGTTTGGTTCAGTTTTGAATCAATTAGAAGTTGAGTCTATGACTTTTTTACTTCTCTCTATTTGCACCCCACCACCTCCTAAACTCACCAACCACATTCCTATCACTCAAGGCCTACTCATCTCAGGCCAACACACTCTAGAACTTACTATTCAAACCTAAATAAGGTTTTTCACATACGTAAACATAATAATACATACAAGCACCACACACCATCAtcttacaattaattaattaattacatgcacttaaataaatttatttactctTGCAATCTAATTAGAACACTAAATCAAACATTATAGAAATCACAATGTTACACTTTCTAATAACACATTTGTTGGGTCTGAACACTACTTCATAACCATTACACATAATTGACTTATGCTCAAGAATTTATGATGCAGACCTTCTACATAATAAACATATCTACTTAAGAAGAGTTAGGTTTACCTATCTTTCAATTGCCTTTGATCTGAGCTTGGTTGTTGTCTCCAAAGGTGACTACTCATCCATCCTTCTGATTGATGTCCAGGAACTTGCTCATGTTTCACATCATGTGTTTGAAACAACCATTGTCAAAGAACCATTGCTTCTTTCATCTAGTTGACATTAGACAATCTTCAGTGATTGCTTCTAATGTTTGCCATCAAACAAATACTAGAGTCCTCTCCTTTTGATCTTCCATAATCATTAGCCTTCTACGAACTTGAACCTTCTATCTTCTAAAGATAACATTTTAGTCTTCTGAACTTCATTCCTGGGTCTCTTCATGAGATGATTTCCAGCTCTTCTCATATTTCCAAGGGTGcttcttggtcttcttctcGAGATTTTGACAACTATTTGCAAAACTCACGACACTAGTTGTGACGCCCATAAATTTTGATAACTAAAAACAGATGTTTGATGTATTTCTTGTATTATTTGATCACttcattaatttgaattatttgaaGTATTGTGTGAATTATCCTTGTGCAACTGCTTGGTGTGGATATTACGTTATGTGGAGTTTAAGTGATCTGCGTTGGAACTGTGTGATTCTGAGATTGACCCAAAACCTATTTAAGCAAAACCACGATCTCGGATTCATTAACCATTTGATCGCCTTCAAATTTGGACTGTAGGCTTGCAACCCAAGTCTTCACGTTTTAAtcgttgggatttgcaaaataacaaTTGGAGTTTAAGACATGACATTTGCACAAAAGCAGTAAAATATGTTGGAGCAAAATTCGCCTAGAACTCACCCAGGCGAGTCTAAGTTGGGCCAACTCGCTCAAGTGAGCAAAATTTTGCCTAGGCGAGTCTTTCAGGTTATAAATATTTCCAGTAGCATAAAACACACATTTTTCTCCCCCAAACCCTCACCCAACACCCCTAACCAccccctcctcctccaccaccaccgacCACCAATGACTGCCATGAGCTGTCGTTGCTTGCCACCGAACCATCGCCCAGAGAGTAACACTTTAATTAGAGCGgaatcttcaaaactcaactcGAGGATTCGTTAAAGAACGAAGCCTCAAATCCTCCCTTCGTGGTTTCTTTGAGGTAACTGTGATGTTCTAAgccttctcctagttagtttgagcctATCTTAGCATCTCTTATGACTTAGGTACCGTTATTgaatgtttttacacttccttttaaaaacccttgaaaatgagacgttgtaaaagttacctttttataaaatagaccTCGTTTTTGTAACCTTCATTGAACACCGATAACAACGGCATGatcgaaatttcaaaatgatgtctctTTGATGTGGATCTCAAAACACCCTTTTAGcccttttttaaattgaatgggtATTTAATCCCAAAAGTTGATATTAACCTTGTCTTTAAAATCTATACTATATTGTCTTCGATTTGGTATATAAAGCTCTGTGTTTGGACAAACAAACATGAACCTAAGAGATCTTAGAATAATGCCACAAGGAACTAACAAAGAGATatagataggtgaggggagtttattgtttgtttacaacttttgataccatagttggggtcaggaaacccaattatggggatgtatgtTTGTCCCTATGCATGttgattttcaagaaaaaatgtatttttaactaatgggatgcaatatatttgttattaatgattgaaattgtgaatgttgttgttgttgtaattattggaatttttgggaaaagtctTAATTACAGAGGAGACTCtgcccaaaattttatatttgttcttctattttcttctttattaaattttaaatgggcaAAAGAGTTTGTTTTGAATACCATGGTTCtcctatttaatttaaaattttccttaaaatatCAGTCTCGTGATATTATGGATGGTTGTTGTATGAGGtttgtgttgtctgaagacctggggaatGTGAATCCCAGACAtgaattaaatgtatgtatgTGGACTACGATTGCTTGtcatgttgatgatgatattgagatgaaatgatgttgataatgacattaagaagagatgatgttgatattgataatgtcattgtgatgatgtatgttgtgtatgtacatggggggtgcaatgaccatgttggatatccctggagGGGGAAATAGAATGATTGAAAAGTTTTAAGCATTCCTGGAGAGAAAAGGGGATGACTTAAAATCTTTAACTATCCAcagtcagtgcattgatggtgcctatgtttcatacttcatattgcatgaaaatagtataaactttgttagtAAGTACTTATACtttttcatgaggaaaaatacttgggggcatgtcactcggtttggaactttcttgagactcaggctgatcaccaGGGGGGAAGTTACTTGTGCACGATGGGGTGACCTCGATActtgctgcctagttttcctaagtaaGAGTGTCAAGTgaacacgcttaggctatttcctgatgaATGGTAACACATTGCTTTTTAGAGTTGGGTCAtgtgcatgcatcattttgaGCATACTTGATTTGAATTGTGGAAAATTTGATGACTAGTTTGTTAAGTGTACGTTGAACTGATAGATTATTGAGAATGATTgtggttattgttattgttttcttatTAATCATTGTCATTTGGTGTTTGTTGATATTTTATGATAAACTCATCCTTACAATTTTTGTACCATGTgattggtacctgtgatgatttTGAACTTTCATTCGTGCGAGCAGATGAGCAACAATAGGTAACTTGGAGGGAAGTTTTTTGTTGGAGCCGCCAAGCCAACCTTATAACATTGGAATTTATTTTGTGAgaaagttgtgttttgttatcaactattccttaattgtaaaaattgaattatgttTTGACATGTGAATGATGTATAGTGGTTtaacatgtgtgtgtgtgtgtattcaCATGTTTGTGTGTTATTTGATGAATGCATATCACGAAAAATTTACTCTcgttttcataatcaaattaatggagctttcacttaaaataaaaatgtcacaTTTTAGAGTTAGTGATATCGTGGCGACAAGACGGATCGTTACACTAGTTGCATGAATGTTTAGCAAATCATCTGACCCTTAGTAGGTAGACTATTAGTTGTCTAAACTCTTCTAGAGTTCCTTATGGGTGGAATGTGTGCTCTTCCCATATTAGTGGTTGGTGGCTTGCTTGTGTATGCTCTCTCTCTTGCAATAGCCATGACTTCTTTAGGATCTTTTTCTCTTAAGTTATTAAATGTGTTCAACTCTCAAAGGCTGAATTTCGATATCAACTAAAGTAGATTAGAAGGTCACTAAAAGAAAGGTTGAATAATAACACTTGATTGACTATGatgtttcacaattttttttatcactcaaTTTATTTAGATGAAACtacaatctaattaaaaaaatgcccagaaaatagaatttaagttttataaatgattcagtaaaaataagttttataaatGATAGGTAGGTGAAAAATGTTAAtaaggtattttttttcatattctttCTAATACACTTTTTACTATTATTTGAAATTCATTAAACATTaaagattataaaattttgCAGGTCTCGCTCATTACTGTTTAATAatctttatttataactttataattttcaataaatattaatcgtatattaataataagagaTGCGTTTGAACTTGGGAAGAATGTATTGGTCACACTTCTTAAGTAGATAACATTAGATATCACATGATGAAGCAAATTAGGAAACTGCTTAGCGGAGATCTCAGGACCAAAAAATTTACTACGAAACGGTCAAATGTAGTGAACCCTCCAAGAATCCCATAGCATTCCCAAAAAATCACTGATAAAATCGCAGGCGAAGCGTCACAGTCACTCCCTCTCCTCACACGAAAAAAGTATCCCCCCAACCCACCCCACCCCACCCCCAACCCTCAACTTAGGGTTCttctgttcttcttcttcttctcctttaaccaaacaacaagaaaaaaaaatcacattcccCAAAACACCCTTCTCGCTCCGCATGGCGAAAACGAGGCCAGGCAGAAAGGACGTGGACTCGTACACCATAAGAGGAACCAGCAAGATCGTCCGAGGTAACACACGCCTACCCTTTTGCGTTTTCTTGTTAAATACGGTCCATTTCCCCGTTTTCCTGGCTGCCCATGAAGTCGTTTTGTGGTTGGCGGCTGTCGTTAACAGAATGTTTGGGTTTTGCAGCTGGAGACTGTGTTCTGATGCGGCCCTCGGACACGTCGAAGCCGCCTTACGTGGCGCGCGTGGAGAAGATCGAGCAGGACAACAGGAGCAACGTGAAGGTGCGTGTGAGGTGGTACTACCGGCCAGAAGAGTCGATTGGTGGTCGGAGACAGTTCCACGGGGCTAAGGAACTGTTCCTCTCCGACCACTACGATGTGCAAAGTGCACACACCATTGAGGGCAAGTGTGTTGTGCACTCTTTTAAGAACTACACCAAGCTTGAGAATGTGGGTGCTGAGGATTACTATTGTAGATTCGAGTACAAGGCCGCCACCGGGGCTTTCACCCCTGACCGTGTTGCTGTGtgagtttttccctttttgaaaaaaatatgttttttcccTCAAATTATCCAGAAAGTTCGATTTTGGTAGTGCCTATGagaatttaatacattttttggtttttccatTTTAGTTTAgcaaaaacagaaaacacatGTGTTTTGTACCtgcttttagtctctataaagATTTAATacgtttttagtttttacttttcaaGAGGATCAAATGTTTTTAGCACCTGGTTAGGGAGTGAAGGGAAACCCCCGCAATTTTGCAAATGTAGAGACTAAAAacctattaaatttttatagggagtaaaattgaattgagatattttgagggattaaaaacatattttactatttttttaatattttttgaggtTATTGATTGTGGGGATGGGGATTTTGGGTTTTGGAACTGATGgggcttttctttttttcttttcttgaactttttttgtgGTTTGTGTTTTGAAGGTATTGCAAATGTGAGATGCCTTATAACCCGGATGATCTCATGGTACAATGTGAAGGGTGCAAGGATTGGTAAGACTCGGTGTATTCTGCTTTACTTTGTTGTGTTATTGTGTTTGGAGTTTGGATTTTGCTTATTTAGGTGTTTGTTTATGTATGTGGAATTTGAGAATTAGATGTTATTTACTGGATTGAATGGCTTATGTGATTCCAGCACCTGCAGAATGAGCGCCCTAAAGGtgttaaagagttttaaaggTCAATTTTGGTAGTTAAATGAGAAGGGAAATGGTTGAGTTGTGACAACAAGAAGCTCATGGAAAATGTAAGATGTCTCCCATGGTCCAATAATTGTCCTGAAACTAAAAGAACCCTATCTTGACCTATGCAAGGTTTTTGCATGTTAGTCTTGAAAAAGCATTTTACTTGTGCAATAAAAAAAACCTGAGAAGGAGAGAGTGAATTTTATTTAAGGATTCTACTCAGCAAAAAATTCAGCGATGGATGAATTTTATCTCTGGCTGAAAGGGCCATTGTGTTTGTGTGTGGCTGTTGTTATTGTGACTATTGGTTCTGTTGTTTCTGATATCCGATATATGTGTAAGCCAATATAAATTGAATGATGCAGAGGCTTATTCTGTCCATTGATTGGTTTCACAGTGGTGATGAAAATTATACTCAGATATGTTTTTTATATCAATGTTTATGTAATATTGGGGATGCAAATTTTGGTGCACTCATGGCATCGACTCTTAACTTTGTtgacatcaattttttattaattgtgaaGAGTGCTAAATACAATGAGTGTTCAAAGAATCGTCCTATTGTGGATTTCCATATCTATGTCACCATATATTTTATAGAACACATATTTCAATCTTTGTAGGTTTCTTGTAGGTACCATCCTGCTTGCATGGGCATGACTATTGAAGAAGCAAAGAAACTAGATCATTTTGTATGTTCTGAATGTTCATCTGATGATGATATGAAGAAACCCCAAGCTACATTTTCTGCATCACTGGGAGCTGATGGCAAGGTGATTTGTTgcatccattttcaaataattactACTGTTCTTATTACTTATTGTTCCCATTATATGACTA harbors:
- the LOC100800806 gene encoding chromatin remodeling protein EBS isoform X3; the protein is MAKTRPGRKDVDSYTIRGTSKIVRAGDCVLMRPSDTSKPPYVARVEKIEQDNRSNVKVRVRWYYRPEESIGGRRQFHGAKELFLSDHYDVQSAHTIEGKCVVHSFKNYTKLENVGAEDYYCRFEYKAATGAFTPDRVAVYCKCEMPYNPDDLMVQCEGCKDWFLVGTILLAWA
- the LOC100800806 gene encoding chromatin remodeling protein EBS isoform X2, whose protein sequence is MAKTRPGRKDVDSYTIRGTSKIVRAGDCVLMRPSDTSKPPYVARVEKIEQDNRSNVKVRVRWYYRPEESIGGRRQFHGAKELFLSDHYDVQSAHTIEGKCVVHSFKNYTKLENVGAEDYYCRFEYKAATGAFTPDRVAVYCKCEMPYNPDDLMVQCEGCKDCTCRMSALKVLKSFKGQFW
- the LOC100800806 gene encoding chromatin remodeling protein EBS isoform X1, with product MAKTRPGRKDVDSYTIRGTSKIVRAGDCVLMRPSDTSKPPYVARVEKIEQDNRSNVKVRVRWYYRPEESIGGRRQFHGAKELFLSDHYDVQSAHTIEGKCVVHSFKNYTKLENVGAEDYYCRFEYKAATGAFTPDRVAVYCKCEMPYNPDDLMVQCEGCKDWYHPACMGMTIEEAKKLDHFVCSECSSDDDMKKPQATFSASLGADGKVEPKRRKR